The Citrifermentans bemidjiense Bem genome window below encodes:
- the hisC gene encoding histidinol-phosphate transaminase: MIALRENIAEMAGYVPGFQPLDVDSYIKLNTNENPYPPSPKVLEAIAKEAGEGLRRYPDAASRLAREEAAKVYGFDPSWIIMANGSDEVLNNLIRACAGEGEEIAFINPSYSYYGTLAEVQGARVRTFGLSESFEPEGIPEHYDGKLFFLTNPNAPLGFTYSQRYIADLAGRLSGVLVVDEAYVDFAEETSLELVRSFDNVVVTRTFSKSYSLAGMRLGLAIARPEIIAALNKIRDHYNLDRLAQAAAAAALADQPYFQECVRKIKETRAWFTAELQQLGYQVIPSSGNFVFASPPDRDGTRIYQGLYDRKILVRHFTDPKLAHGLRISIGSREEMEQTVKALRELGPGR; encoded by the coding sequence ATGATCGCCCTGCGGGAAAACATCGCAGAAATGGCAGGCTATGTCCCCGGTTTCCAGCCGCTCGATGTGGATTCGTACATCAAGCTGAACACCAACGAGAATCCTTATCCCCCCTCACCGAAGGTGTTGGAGGCGATCGCCAAGGAGGCCGGAGAGGGCCTGCGCCGGTACCCCGACGCCGCGAGCCGCCTGGCGCGGGAGGAGGCGGCGAAGGTGTACGGCTTCGATCCCTCCTGGATCATCATGGCCAACGGCTCGGACGAGGTCCTCAACAACCTGATCCGCGCCTGTGCCGGCGAAGGGGAGGAAATCGCCTTCATAAACCCCTCCTACTCGTACTACGGCACCCTCGCGGAAGTTCAGGGCGCGCGCGTCAGGACCTTCGGGCTTTCCGAGAGCTTTGAGCCGGAAGGGATCCCGGAGCATTACGACGGCAAGCTCTTCTTTCTGACCAACCCCAATGCACCGCTTGGTTTCACCTACAGCCAGCGCTACATCGCTGACCTGGCGGGGCGCCTCTCCGGGGTGCTGGTGGTGGACGAGGCGTACGTGGATTTCGCCGAAGAGACTTCGCTGGAACTGGTGCGCAGCTTCGACAACGTCGTGGTGACCCGCACCTTCTCCAAGAGCTATTCCCTGGCCGGCATGCGGCTTGGTCTCGCGATCGCCCGCCCGGAGATCATCGCGGCGCTGAACAAGATTCGCGACCACTACAACCTGGACCGCCTGGCGCAGGCCGCTGCCGCCGCGGCGCTCGCGGACCAGCCGTATTTCCAGGAGTGCGTAAGGAAGATCAAGGAGACCCGCGCCTGGTTCACGGCGGAACTGCAGCAGCTGGGGTATCAGGTGATACCTTCCAGCGGCAATTTCGTCTTTGCCAGCCCGCCCGACCGAGACGGTACCCGTATCTACCAGGGGCTTTACGACAGGAAGATCCTGGTGCGCCACTTCACCGACCCGAAGCTGGCCCACGGTCTCAGGATCAGTATCGGCTCCAGGGAGGAGATGGAGCAGACTGTCAAGGCGCTACGCGAACTGGGTCCCGGGCGGTAG
- a CDS encoding DUF72 domain-containing protein, translated as MTLYVGTSGYSYHEWKGIFYPADLPDRQMLHYYGGVFLSVEINNTFHRMPTPALLESWSQEVPAGFKFALKAPQRITHFQRLKGVDDAVSYLFDVAGGLGDRLGPVLFQLPPSLKKDLPLLRDFLALLPPAARASIQFRHRTWMDDEVFELLRRNDAALCLADLEDDVETPAVATATWGYLRLRRQEYGEAELKRWVDLVARQNWRDAFVFFKHEESARGPLLARNFLEVAGGGRGKDQGAGKSRPR; from the coding sequence ATGACCCTTTACGTCGGAACCAGCGGTTACTCGTACCACGAATGGAAGGGGATCTTCTATCCCGCGGACCTCCCGGACCGGCAGATGCTGCACTATTACGGCGGGGTGTTCCTAAGCGTCGAGATCAATAACACCTTCCACCGGATGCCGACCCCAGCCCTCTTGGAATCGTGGTCGCAGGAGGTTCCGGCAGGCTTCAAGTTCGCGCTCAAGGCGCCGCAGCGCATCACGCATTTTCAGCGGCTTAAGGGTGTGGACGATGCGGTGTCGTATCTGTTCGACGTGGCGGGAGGGCTCGGAGATAGACTGGGGCCGGTGCTCTTCCAGCTCCCGCCGAGCCTGAAGAAGGACCTCCCCTTGCTGCGCGACTTCCTGGCGCTTTTGCCTCCTGCCGCCCGCGCCTCGATCCAGTTCCGGCATCGCACCTGGATGGACGACGAGGTGTTCGAGCTTTTGCGGCGCAACGACGCGGCCCTTTGCCTCGCCGACCTGGAGGACGATGTAGAGACCCCGGCGGTGGCGACGGCGACCTGGGGGTACTTGAGGCTCAGGCGCCAGGAATACGGGGAGGCGGAGTTGAAGCGGTGGGTAGACCTGGTGGCGAGGCAGAACTGGCGGGACGCCTTCGTCTTCTTCAAGCACGAGGAGTCGGCGCGGGGGCCGCTCCTGGCGCGGAATTTTCTGGAAGTAGCAGGGGGCGGACGGGGAAAAGATCAGGGAGCCGGGAAGAGCCGGCCCCGGTGA
- the mqnE gene encoding aminofutalosine synthase MqnE, with product MTFATIAEKVRAGGRITEPEALVLFEHPDLLALGELAQSVNERRNGKRVFFNVNRHINHTNICVNRCRFCAFFRKAGDPGAYLMTLDEVRGRAEEAVKEGATEIHVVGGLHPELPFEFYLELLATVKAVSPALHVKAFTAVEIAYLAKLSGLGIPATLEKLKEAGLGSLPGGGAEIFAPEIRNQLCPEKISGAAWLSIMEQVHQAGLKSNATMLYGHLESVADRVDHMRQLRELQDRTGGFQVFIPLAFQPEHSQLKIAGSGTSGVDDLRTLAVARIYLDNFANVKAYWVMLGEKIAQVSLSFGVNDLDGTVVEERIGHEAGADTPQTMSRDNIVTMIRKAGRIPVERDTLYQELRVY from the coding sequence ATGACTTTTGCCACCATAGCGGAGAAGGTGCGGGCGGGCGGACGCATCACGGAGCCAGAGGCGCTCGTGCTTTTCGAGCACCCGGACCTCCTGGCGCTCGGAGAGCTGGCCCAGTCCGTCAACGAGCGGCGCAACGGGAAGAGGGTTTTCTTCAACGTCAACCGCCACATCAACCACACCAATATCTGCGTGAACCGTTGCCGCTTCTGCGCCTTCTTCCGCAAAGCCGGCGACCCAGGCGCCTACCTGATGACTCTGGACGAGGTCCGCGGCCGTGCCGAAGAGGCGGTCAAGGAAGGGGCCACCGAGATCCACGTGGTGGGAGGCCTCCACCCGGAGCTCCCCTTCGAGTTCTACTTGGAGCTCCTTGCCACCGTCAAGGCGGTCTCCCCGGCGCTGCACGTGAAAGCCTTCACCGCAGTGGAGATCGCTTATCTGGCTAAACTCTCCGGCCTTGGCATCCCGGCCACCCTGGAGAAGCTGAAGGAGGCGGGGCTCGGCTCACTTCCCGGCGGCGGCGCCGAGATCTTCGCGCCGGAGATCCGCAACCAGCTTTGCCCGGAAAAGATCAGCGGCGCGGCCTGGCTCTCCATCATGGAACAGGTGCACCAGGCGGGGCTCAAGTCGAACGCCACCATGCTCTATGGGCATCTGGAGAGCGTGGCCGACCGGGTCGACCATATGCGGCAGCTGCGCGAGCTGCAGGATCGAACCGGCGGCTTCCAGGTTTTCATCCCGCTCGCCTTCCAGCCTGAGCATTCGCAGTTGAAGATCGCCGGTTCCGGCACGAGCGGCGTGGACGACCTGCGCACCCTGGCCGTCGCCCGCATCTACCTGGACAACTTCGCCAACGTCAAGGCCTACTGGGTGATGCTGGGGGAGAAGATAGCCCAGGTATCGCTATCCTTCGGCGTCAACGACCTGGACGGTACCGTGGTCGAGGAGCGGATCGGGCACGAGGCGGGAGCGGACACCCCGCAGACCATGAGCCGCGACAACATCGTCACCATGATCAGGAAGGCCGGGCGCATCCCGGTGGAGCGGGACACCCTCTACCAGGAACTGCGCGTCTATTGA
- a CDS encoding ribonuclease D — protein sequence MQKKNNVTNPAAAHLVTDQKTLDELVERLSRESVLAFDLEADSLHHYTEKVCLIQVSSTSEDRLIDPLAPIDVKVLAPIFANPAIKKIFHGADYDMRSLYRDFGIEVVNLFDTMIASQFLGESEFGLAALLKKRFGVELDKRYQKADWSKRPFSQEMLDYAMKDTSLLIELYRQLEAELKQKGRLAWVEEESELVAGVRSPSREGELMCLRFKGASKMKPRELAVLEELLRFRDEKARLADVPPFRILSNDLLRELAEKQPRNNFELVGIHTMSSKLIERLGRGLLQAVANGLAVPQDKLPQVHSGRRPVLDRLQDERVKRLKVWREAKSAQLGLGIGLVANNTLLEALAEPGSQNITLLKRWQREAFGDELASLIS from the coding sequence TTGCAGAAGAAAAATAATGTGACAAACCCCGCAGCGGCACATCTGGTCACCGATCAAAAGACTTTAGACGAACTCGTTGAGCGGCTCTCCCGGGAGTCGGTCCTTGCCTTTGACTTGGAGGCGGACTCACTCCATCACTATACAGAGAAGGTCTGCCTGATCCAGGTCTCCTCCACATCGGAAGACCGCCTGATCGACCCGCTCGCCCCCATCGACGTCAAGGTACTGGCGCCCATTTTCGCCAACCCGGCGATCAAAAAGATCTTCCACGGCGCGGATTACGACATGCGCTCGCTCTACCGGGACTTCGGCATCGAGGTGGTGAACCTGTTCGACACCATGATCGCCAGCCAGTTCCTGGGAGAGAGCGAGTTCGGCCTGGCGGCGCTTCTGAAGAAGAGGTTCGGCGTCGAGCTGGACAAGCGCTACCAGAAGGCCGACTGGAGCAAGCGTCCCTTCTCCCAGGAGATGCTGGATTACGCCATGAAGGACACTTCCCTCCTGATCGAGCTCTACCGCCAGCTGGAGGCGGAGCTGAAGCAGAAAGGGAGGCTCGCCTGGGTTGAGGAGGAGTCGGAGTTGGTGGCAGGGGTGCGTTCCCCTTCCCGCGAGGGGGAGCTGATGTGCCTGCGCTTCAAGGGGGCCAGCAAGATGAAGCCGCGCGAGCTCGCCGTGCTGGAAGAGCTGCTGCGCTTTCGTGACGAGAAGGCACGCCTGGCGGACGTTCCCCCCTTCAGGATCCTCAGCAACGACCTGTTGCGGGAGCTGGCAGAGAAACAGCCTAGGAACAACTTCGAGCTGGTCGGCATCCACACCATGTCTTCTAAGCTGATCGAGCGGCTGGGGCGCGGGCTGCTGCAGGCCGTAGCCAACGGGCTGGCGGTCCCTCAGGACAAGTTGCCGCAAGTGCATTCCGGACGCCGTCCGGTTCTGGACCGGCTGCAGGACGAAAGGGTGAAGCGCCTCAAGGTCTGGCGCGAGGCGAAGTCGGCGCAGCTGGGTCTCGGTATCGGGCTCGTCGCCAACAACACGCTCCTGGAGGCGCTGGCGGAGCCGGGCTCCCAGAACATAACTCTCTTGAAGCGTTGGCAGCGCGAGGCATTCGGGGACGAGCTGGCGTCGCTCATCTCCTGA
- the prmA gene encoding 50S ribosomal protein L11 methyltransferase, translating to MTTDWAEIACEVPAEMVDSLADFLVELTGNGVGIDNLHLDTFSLDTLEDTPLKSVKGYLPLDDSLEEMRIRIEQFLAQTGPSFPGYVYAPPVVTVIRNEDWANNWKVHFKPVRIGQRLVIKPTWEEYLKLEGDLVIQIDPGMAFGTGAHPTTKMCLEALERICFDASGGKLPSPVLDVGTGSGVLSIAAALLGAKEIVAVDIDPEAVRVTMENLELNGVADLVAASTTSLEQLPGGFRVVVANILAEELVRLADELTARVAPGGWLILSGILTEKEAFVCAAFNSLELVENPKELEWSCLSFRKPL from the coding sequence CCCTGGCCGACTTCCTGGTGGAGTTGACCGGTAACGGGGTCGGTATCGACAACCTGCACCTGGACACCTTCTCCCTCGACACCCTTGAGGATACCCCCCTGAAAAGCGTTAAGGGCTACCTCCCGCTCGACGACTCGCTGGAAGAGATGCGCATCCGCATAGAGCAGTTCCTGGCCCAGACCGGCCCCTCTTTCCCCGGGTACGTCTATGCCCCTCCAGTGGTGACGGTGATCAGGAACGAGGACTGGGCCAACAACTGGAAGGTCCACTTCAAGCCGGTGCGCATCGGCCAGAGGCTGGTGATCAAGCCGACCTGGGAGGAATACCTGAAACTTGAGGGCGACCTGGTGATCCAGATCGATCCCGGCATGGCCTTCGGGACCGGCGCCCACCCAACCACCAAGATGTGCCTGGAAGCACTGGAGCGGATCTGCTTCGACGCTAGCGGCGGTAAGCTCCCAAGCCCCGTCCTCGACGTCGGCACCGGCTCCGGCGTCCTCAGCATCGCGGCCGCGCTACTGGGTGCGAAAGAGATCGTCGCGGTAGACATCGACCCCGAAGCGGTGCGTGTCACGATGGAGAACCTTGAGTTGAACGGCGTGGCCGACCTGGTCGCCGCCTCCACCACCAGCCTGGAGCAGCTCCCGGGAGGATTCCGGGTCGTGGTCGCCAACATCCTCGCCGAGGAACTGGTGCGTCTTGCCGACGAACTCACCGCCCGCGTGGCACCTGGAGGATGGCTCATACTCTCCGGCATCCTCACCGAAAAAGAAGCCTTCGTCTGCGCGGCGTTCAATTCGCTGGAGCTGGTGGAAAACCCGAAGGAGCTCGAGTGGTCCTGCCTCAGCTTCAGGAAACCCCTGTAG
- a CDS encoding 16S rRNA (uracil(1498)-N(3))-methyltransferase, translated as MRSFFLGDNAICGDSVTITGELYRHMARVLRIKQGSEVELIEDGDSRHRGTVEEVGAKSLTVRISASAAPAAEEPGLRITLLQGMPKGEKLDLILQKCTELGVAEVVAFDAARSVVKLRGDRSATRLARYEKIVREAARQSGRRSAPKVALGGTLADVLADSHHEVKLLLYEGEEKTTLHGCFGAFEAPESVAVVVGPEGGLAPEEVRQALAAGFTPVTLGKRILRTETAGLAMLSILQFHWGDMG; from the coding sequence ATGCGCAGTTTCTTTCTCGGCGACAACGCCATCTGCGGCGACAGCGTGACCATCACCGGAGAGCTTTACCGCCACATGGCGCGCGTGCTGCGCATTAAACAAGGGAGCGAGGTGGAGCTCATCGAGGACGGCGACTCCCGTCACCGGGGAACCGTCGAGGAGGTGGGGGCGAAAAGCCTCACGGTGCGCATCAGCGCCAGCGCCGCTCCTGCCGCCGAGGAACCGGGGCTGCGCATCACGCTCCTGCAGGGGATGCCCAAGGGGGAGAAGCTCGACCTGATCCTGCAGAAATGCACCGAGCTCGGGGTCGCCGAAGTGGTCGCCTTTGACGCGGCACGCTCAGTGGTGAAGCTGCGCGGGGATCGAAGCGCCACCCGGCTCGCCCGTTACGAAAAGATAGTGCGGGAGGCCGCCCGGCAGTCCGGGCGGCGTTCTGCGCCGAAGGTGGCCCTGGGAGGGACCCTCGCCGATGTCCTGGCTGATTCACACCATGAGGTAAAGCTGCTTCTTTACGAGGGGGAAGAGAAGACGACCCTGCACGGCTGCTTCGGCGCTTTCGAGGCACCGGAGAGCGTGGCGGTCGTGGTGGGACCGGAAGGGGGATTGGCCCCCGAGGAGGTGCGGCAGGCGCTGGCGGCAGGGTTCACCCCGGTCACACTGGGAAAGAGGATCCTGCGCACCGAGACCGCCGGGCTCGCCATGCTGTCCATCCTGCAGTTTCACTGGGGGGACATGGGGTAG
- the mqnC gene encoding cyclic dehypoxanthinyl futalosine synthase: MSKMFHAIIEKVAAGAAITSEEALWCLTEGELLAVGRLADSIRRAMHPDGCVSFVVDRNVNYTNVCESRCKFCAFYRDADAADAYLLDTEAIMAKIGELVAQGGTQLLMQGGLHPSLDIVWFEELFREIKRRFPGVQNHSLSPAEVTQVAKLSGLGIGETLTRLKRAGLDSIPGGGAEILVDSVRAEISPKKIGWQGWAQVMREAARLGMPTTATMMFGSRERAEDIVEHLFRVRALQDEGGSFTAFIPWTYQPGNTELGGEGASGVEYLKVLALSRIVLRNVPNVQASWVTQGAKMAQVALFFGANDLGGTMLEENVVAAAGCRFRMSREEMITLIRGAGFTPVRRTTLYQELERY; the protein is encoded by the coding sequence ATGTCGAAAATGTTCCACGCCATAATTGAAAAAGTCGCCGCAGGTGCGGCCATAACCTCAGAAGAAGCGCTCTGGTGCCTCACCGAAGGGGAGCTCCTCGCCGTGGGGCGTTTAGCCGACTCGATCCGTCGCGCCATGCACCCGGACGGCTGCGTCAGCTTCGTCGTCGACCGCAACGTCAACTACACCAACGTCTGCGAATCCAGGTGCAAGTTCTGCGCGTTCTACCGTGATGCCGATGCGGCGGACGCCTACCTCCTGGATACCGAAGCCATCATGGCGAAGATCGGGGAACTGGTAGCCCAGGGAGGAACCCAGCTCCTGATGCAGGGGGGGCTCCACCCCTCGCTCGACATCGTCTGGTTCGAGGAGCTCTTCAGGGAGATCAAGCGCCGCTTTCCCGGCGTGCAAAACCACTCGCTCTCCCCGGCCGAGGTGACCCAGGTGGCGAAGCTCTCCGGGCTTGGCATCGGTGAAACGCTTACGCGGCTGAAGCGGGCCGGGCTGGACTCCATTCCCGGAGGGGGGGCCGAGATTCTGGTCGACAGTGTCCGCGCCGAGATCTCACCGAAGAAGATCGGCTGGCAGGGATGGGCGCAGGTCATGCGCGAGGCGGCGCGGTTAGGGATGCCCACCACGGCGACCATGATGTTCGGCAGCCGCGAGCGCGCCGAAGACATCGTCGAGCACCTGTTCCGGGTGCGCGCCCTGCAGGACGAGGGAGGTAGCTTCACCGCCTTCATCCCCTGGACCTATCAGCCGGGGAACACCGAGCTCGGGGGGGAGGGTGCCAGCGGCGTCGAGTACCTGAAGGTGCTGGCCCTGTCGCGCATCGTGCTCAGGAACGTGCCGAACGTGCAGGCGAGCTGGGTGACCCAGGGTGCCAAGATGGCGCAGGTGGCGCTTTTCTTCGGCGCCAACGACCTGGGCGGAACCATGCTGGAGGAGAACGTGGTGGCGGCCGCAGGCTGCCGCTTCCGTATGTCGCGCGAGGAGATGATCACGCTGATCCGCGGCGCCGGGTTCACCCCGGTCCGGCGCACCACCCTGTACCAGGAATTGGAGCGCTACTGA